The Chroicocephalus ridibundus chromosome 4, bChrRid1.1, whole genome shotgun sequence genome contains the following window.
AGGAAATGAGAATCAGCGAAGCATTTATACTTACAGCCAGCTTTAACCCAGAATGCACCGCATCCCAAAAATGTGCTAGGAAAGGAAATTCTCCTGCCACTTACAAACCTACAGCGAGAAAGATGTCAGCAGCGGGGTGACACGGGGCCAGTAAATACATGCCCCTGGAGCCAGCACTGCCCCTGCCAGCACCATGAGAAACCGCCGCGTTCGCAGGGAGGGCTGAACTCCAAAAAAATACTGTTCGCACCACCTGCACCCTCCCGGTTGCGCAAAGGTAGAGGCACCAGCATGCAAAATTTCAGGAACAAAGTAGACTGACGTGACCCGGGGGCAGTACAGGGAAAGCTGTCAGACGAGAACACGCTGCTGAGCGAGCGAGTTGTCTTGCAAGCATCCAACAGAGCAGCGAAGCCACTAGCCAACACCGTCTAGCTGCCGCCGTAGGAAGCGGCACCGTGACAGCGGGGATATTAAGGGAAAACGGAAATTACACTTCAACCAAACGCTCCCGGGTTTCAGCAGCTTCCTACGGCAGAAGACGATAAAGCCTGGCTCAAACCAAGCGCTGAACCAAAACTTCACCCACCtacctgaaaatgtgttttaagcGGGTAAGTCATGTCTCCTCCTGACTCGAGCACGTGGCTACGCGGGAGCCCGGTGTTTACACTCCCGGCGGCCGAAGCAGCCTGCTCTACAGACCGCCCTGTCTGCAGACCGCAGCGCTGTCTAGCACGATGGCTTTTATACAAAGTACTGGTGTCTGATAACCCCCACACAACAGccacttttaaatatttcaaaagatatttttcaatAGCAAAGGCAAAGCTCTGAGATAAAGCACGTCGGAGGACAAAGTCTGAAAAACAGAGAGGGGACGGAAGAGGGCCAGGCAAGTAACTCCATCGCCTCTCACACCGCCACTGGGCTCATTTCAATGCCTCATTTTCAGGCGTTGTTTAAGAGCAAGGACGGGCCCACCGCTTGCCGGACTCACCGATGCTGCGGTCCCAGAGCCAGCTTTTGGGAACGGAGAAGCACCTCACCCCGACGGGCTCCAGACCCTCCGCTCAGGGCGGCACAGCAGGATGGCGAGAAGCCTTGCAGAGCACGTAGGAACTAAAACCCACTCATTTTACCCAGATCAAAGCGAAGCGGTTAGCTCCAGCATGACAAGTCATGAGTCACCTTCTCACTACCCAAATCCTTTCACCATTTCTATGCTTTCCACACCAATAAGAGCTTTCAGCGGGAAAAACCCTCAGGGCTAAAaatgggggaaggggaggtgaaAGGCAGATTCTTTTCCAGCCGCAGTCGGGCTGTGAGGCACCACGCGCAGAGGGAACTTGCCTCCTGGCAACGAGATACCTTCATTAGCCACCGCGCCAAACCAGCCCTCTTCTCCTAGGAACGCCGAACGAGATCTGCTCGCACTTTGCACCTTACCTGCTGCAAAAGGCATTTTGTAGGGGTAGCTGTTCCGTCCGGCGTGCACGCTGCTGATCCTGCCCTCCGGCACGTGCACCACGCCGCAGACGCTGTAGCTGTTAATGGCCGTTCCTTCTCCGCAACAGTACGGGGAGTTACACCAGTGGAGTGGCTGGAAATGAGCACCTGATGGCAAGGAGCCGGGCGACACCAAGAGCCCCTCGCAGGTCGCAGACTGCGAAAGCTCCTCCTTGGGGTAAACGGAGCAGTGAGAGTAGCCACTGTATCCACTTTGGCCGTAATACACATAAAACCCATTCAACGGAGTCAGATCGGAGGATTCATAGAGACATCCACAATCCGTGTGATTCCCGGGCACGGGCAGGGGAGGGAACTGCTGCACGGGAAAGGAAGGCTGATGAAATTCCTGTTTGGGGGTCGGGGATTTCTCTCCGGGTCTTCCGTACTCCGGCTTCATGGAAGCTTGTCCACCCATGAGCAAAGGCAGTCTGTGGTAGAAACCCTCTGTGCTAGCATAGGAGCTAGACAGCGACTCGTAAGGGACGGGTTCTGTCGTCCCGTAGAGCCTAGAGGAGTCCCGCTGCTCTCCTTTCCCAAAGGCGCCTACAGCGAGGCCTCGCCAGCCGTGCTGACCTTCCATTTTCAAGCTAGCCATCTCCTTCTTGGATTTGACGCAGTTCTTCCTACCGGCTTTGGCCCATTTGAGCGTAGATTTTGAACAGTGGTTCTCGGACTTGCCCTCTCCATCCGATTTACTCCTCTGCTTCAGGGGTTGGTCTTTCTCATGGGTCAGCTTCAGAAAGGCCACGGCATTCAGGCTGGCCAGTCTCTTTGGGGTGGGATGGTAGGAGACGGCACCGTCCTCCCTCTTTGTCCCATCCTCAAAGACCTCATCCAGTGAATGGTCACAGCTATTGCATTTCTGACTGGGCTCGTGCCGGTTTTTGCCTTTACCTGTTTTCACGGCTGTTTTTTCCAGCGCGGGCCAGTTGTCCCCAGCTTTGCAATGCAAGCTCTTAACGGTACAGTCTCCACCGGCTTTAACGGAGTCCCTCCGAAAACGCCTGCCGGATAATAAGCCATCGTCCCGTTCAAAAAGCAGATTGTTGACGGCCTCTGCGTTCAGCGAGGCCAGCCTGCGTTTCCTGGGCTCTGAAGGAGCAGCATCAAGGTCCTGCTCTGTCCCTGGATAAGTTATTGTGCACTTTTCCCCAGATGAATcactcttccctgctcccacaggcTGAACTTGTTCAGAGGAGAACAAAGCCGGTCCCAAACCCTCCATCCAGCTGGGAAGGTCCTTTTTTTTACAGCTCTGGGTCTGTTTGGACAGAGAGCCGGCCACATCCTCCAGCCTGGTGAGGAGCACTTTGCAGGTCTTTTTGTTCACTGAGGGGAGCAGACGTCTCCGCAGTGGGTACGTCTTTCGCACTTCATGcaaattcttgcttttatttgtcCCCACAAACCCACTTGGACAGTTCGGAGCCTCGGTGGCATCTCCGTCCCTCTGCTCGCCGCACTCCGCGTCGGTCCTGtccatcctcctgctgcctgTTGGTGACGACGCTTGGCCAGCAGAACCAGCTGggtgtttcagaaggaaaagttGTTTCTTCCGGGCATGCGTCATAGGATCAATGTCCAATCCTGagaacaaacagcagaaaacatctATTAATATCACTGAGAGGGACCCATCTCCTCACAAAGCGCCAACTGCCAATTAGGAAATATTTGGGGAAGCTCGTTTCTATACACAGTAGAGTTTTTTTGGGCGATGGCCAGTTAAGCCAATTAAGAGACAGGATGCAATGAGATGTGGTTTAATATCAAGCCATAGAACATGATGGTAATTAAAAGCAAGGTGGTGACGGCAAATgccacagcagctgggaaaacCAGGGTACGGCCAGAAAGCTGTTTCTCCCAGCTCCCGGTCCAAGTACGGTCCCCGTTACAGCCATGCTGTTTCTAACACGTTACAAATTCTCATCAAATCCACTAAAGCCGATCCGAACGCTGGTCCAGGGCATCCAGCAGCAATAAATCCCAGGTATTTGACTGCCTGCATGTTGATACAGGCAGGCTGCTTCATTGTCATTTTCTGAAACAattagacaaaagaaaaacaaaaaagtccacCTACTCATGTGAAAGGTAAACTTGGTCTATTAAGCAGAGATCTGCcaacattaataaattaaatagatGCAAATCCCTATGCAGGTTAGAACCTGGCTACTCGCTGCTGTTTTTCCCTACAGTTATATTTTATAAACGTTGCGGACATTAAACAACCAAATCATCACGTTCAGCAGAGGCGCCCTAAAAATACGTTCACGGGAGGAAAAAGAATTACTCAGCTGTATGTCATTCCCGACTTTTCATCTAGATGCTATGTCAAGTCactcttcaaaaccaacacaaattaCTAAAAGAAAGCGATAAGAATCTGCAGGCGGAAGAGGAACCGCCTGGCTGAAGGCCGGGCTGAGCGAACCAACacccagcaccccggggaagctgccggcagccccagcaccccgcaCCTTCCCGGCCAGGTAAAGCACGACAGAAGCGGTCAGGCTCTGATTTACCGACAGAGGGAATTCTTCCTGCAGAGGCAGAAGCCGTGCCAGCCTCGGGAGGAGGACGGCTCCCTCCGAGCGAGGGGTCTGCGTGGAAAGGCGGGGAGGAAGCGTCAGGCCCAGGGGGAATGGAGACAAGTGCCGACTGCCTTCCCCAAAGCACCCGGAGCAGAGGCTTCTGCTCGCCTCCTCACGCAGGGAGTACATCCCGGGCTTTTGCCCCACACCACGGGTAGGAGCTTACCACTGAACGGCCTCCAAGTATTTAGTAAGCAAGCGACAGGAGAGGCACAGCACCGGCCGGAGACCCCGTCAGCTACACGTCGGCTTCCTGagttatcacagaatcacctGGGTtaggagggacctttcagaccatcgggtccaaccaccaacccaacgctGACAAACCCACCACGACCCCACGTCCCTCCgtaccgcgtctgcccggctttgaaatccctccagggatggcgaccccaccactgccctgggcagcctcttccaatgcttaataacactttcagggtaaaaatttttcctaatattcatcctaaacctccctggtgcaacttgaggccatctcctcttgtcccatggcctgttccttgggaggagagaccgaccccccctggctaccccctcctctcagggagttgtagagagcaagaaggtctcccctcagcctgctgtTCTCCAGCAAACTAAATCTAATTTTCAGTTGTCCTGTTCCATTTTTAGCAGAAGGGTTACCACGTCTCCATACTCTTGCATTTCAACCTCAGCAAGTGACCTGCAGCAGGCTTGCGTCAGGGATTTGAGGAATTGAGCAATTTTGCACTCTGAAGGAGTGGACATTCACGTAAACAGCCGTAGGTCTAATGCTAAGAAAGGATATGGGTAGGTCATACTCAcctataaacattaaaaaaagacagcCTAATTGGGTGATAATGGAATAGATTTAATTAAGTCTGTATCTGAGCATCGGAAACAGCAGCAAAGGACAATCGCTTGCATTTAATGGTATTTATGAAATAGTCAGATTCCCTTTTTTAGCACCAAAGAGTTGGTCTTCATATTAGCATCAACCTCGGAGCGGTTTTATCTTCCCTGCAATCAGGTATTTGGCTGGAACGCTCCTCAATTGACACCATCGACGCTGGTCTGCCACTTCTAAGGCTCTTAATTAAAGCTACTACCGCTTTTGCAGTGATTAGAACAAAGCTACTGAATTACAAGAACCGTTCATTTGATATGGTTTAATCAAGCTGATAATTAGATTATCTATTTGAAATAAGCCCAATGTGTTTTAACTGACTTGCTTATATACAcattaattaaaagaaacttaGGAATTGAAACCCACTGTGGTTTGCACATTGCTTTTCTGGATGTCAGACTCTTCCCAACATGCTTTGGGGTAACTGACCCCTTGCACCCCGTTACACACAGGATATCTCCCATGGCTCCTGCCCAAATGGAGTGCTCTGTGGGGAGCAAACATTTACCAATATCCACGTTTTTCTGATAAGAAAAACAGGTTCTGGAAATTAGAAGGATGCTTATCAAGTCAGACAGACAGTTTCCCCCCAGATTGGAATTCTTCTTGCACAATAGGTCAAACTGACCACACACAAGAggactgtaatttaaaaaataaatcaggcagAGTGGGGTTTGGCAGCGGTAGACCAGGCATCCTACACAACCATACCCTGCGGAGGCTATAGGGACCAGTGGTTTCCTACTTTCTGTTGTCCCTACCGAGAGACTGAGCCTCCggcagagatgctgagcagagaggtgagAAACCCAAACTGAACAGCCGTGGCTTCTCTTAAACCCAGCATcagccacctccctctcctcaAGCTTCCACAAGCAGCAGCCTGACCTTCTGGCCCCTCACCACACACCCTTCACTCGCTGGGGCTTTAGAGCCCGTTAGTAGTCAAATGAGTGAGAGTATCAATCAAAACCCCAGTACTGTAGGCATGACTTTGTTCACACCACGTCTGCTCTAAAGTTAGAAAAAGTCCAGCAGAGATTGAAGGGGATTTTTCCAATGGTAGAGTCCCATTAACAGCACAGTGAGGGCCTGCCCTCTTTGACCCCACAAGGATCGCCAAGACAAACAATAGCTTAAAGACAATATGCTTTCTGGAACCTAAGCATAGGAATGCTTTAAGTAGCAATACCCATAATGAAAACCGATTGCcaccctcccctctttttttttttcttctcaacatACATTTGCTAGAACTGCGAGAaatccccctccctctccaaaggCCGGAGCCAAGACCCATCTCCCAGTGCGGAACAGGTACCAACGTCTTGCCGTGTTGTACCGCATTTACAGCTAATACCGTAACCCAGCTTGCAGCGCTGACAGCCTGCAACCGGCAACGTCAAGAGAAACACTCGAGTTGAACATGCAAAGATGACAATAGAGATATCGAGTCAAAAACGCATTAAAGCGGGAAGAGCACCACGATTCAATGCAATCTGCTTTAAGAGTCTCAGTCGCTTAAGCCCTTTGACACGACAAGTTCTTAGGCACAATAGTAATCAAGCAATCACAGGCAGCTGgcgtttttttatttcttattttttaatgcaggGAGGTTATGCCTGCATAGATCTCCTTCTTGGCATCTGGTCTCTTGAGTTCTCTCCCCCACACCCGAGTTCTGCTGCTCTGACACTACGAAGCGCTTATCTACAGATGAAGAACTAAAATATCTGGGAAGTTGTGGAAAGACAAAATAAGCCAGCCCCACACATTTTGGCATTATAGCCAAGTAAATCCTTAAAGTGCCAGCAAGGAAAACACCAGCACCATCCAGCAACACTTCCACACGACTGTAAACCCTCCGAAATCCAGCTTTGCGGCAGAAACACAGGACGACATGCAGAAATACAATCAAAGTAGCTTAAGCAAATGCAGAAGTCAGCATTACTCTCTAAAAATTTCCACTGTGGATTCCTTGGCAAAAATCAGCCAAGTTTCTCCCCGACATGCTCAGCTTGGAGACGGAGAGAAGGTCATTCTTCCAGATCACACCCCACTAAAAACCCAAGTCCAAAGTCAGGTGAATTCTGTTTGTCTTCAAACAACTGAATGCCATTTGCTCTGCGCTGGCTCAATATTATCAGTATATTATTGGCAGAAATAAACCAATTTTGAGTGGATCAGTTACAAAGTGCGGTTAAAAAGGTACAGTTTCCACACAGGGAACTTCCCCATGGTATCACCACGATAAAACAACCACCGTGACCCGCAGAGCGGTCTGTAGAAGCTGGGGCCTTGTTTATCCTCCCAAGCCCTTTTTCTGACATAATACTCTAATGGAGGTGAGAACAATCAGGGCTAGCATCCGTAATGAACCTTGTTATTCCAGGGCCATATGCAATGTGAATTTATTACAAACCATCGTGTCCAATtaggaggaaatgaaaaagatgGCTCCATATCCCACAGAAGGCAAGTATAATGTTTTAAATCTGTTCCTCGACATCTCTTTTGGAGAAACTCTCTCACCTCTCCACAGAAGTCACTCTCAGTCTGGAGAATTTCACGCATTTTTCTGTTCTCCATGAATTGTCTCACGCGGGTGCAGAAAGAGCCACCCCGAGCCTTGCTAGGAGGCTGCTCGAGCAACGCCGCTGCCAGTTTTGGAGAGGTATTGTGATAGGcacgaagaaaaaaaatactaaatcagCAATTCAGCCACATGGCAAGCACACACCCAGCAGCAGGCGCCAAATAGTCTTACGAGATCGCTGTATTGAACACAAGTCATCGTTAGGATGCTGGGCCACCAAGTTTTTCCACGCCTACCAAATGTCCTGTGCCGCCTGGATGGGTTGCTACGGGGATGCTGCTGCTCGTTCCATTCCTGGGAAGAAGCAGCGAGCGGCTGAGGCTGCTGCCTTTCCTGGGATCTGACAATCCCTCTTCTACCCCAGCATGACACAGGAGCGGAGCTTTTGAATGCTGCTCCAAACTAAACCATCTGACAGTCAAGTGTATCGTGCCTCAAAATCAGAGTCCTGCCGAGTCGACTTACAGCACGTATTGTACGTGtttcagctgggcagggagagTGTCAGGGCTCTTCATCCTCTTTCCACCTTTGTATTGCTTcacaaagcaaagaagaaaaaccaactGTGCCCAGAGTCTCCAAGAAGTCATGAGATAATCTGCAGAACTGAAAGTGAAGATACTTAAACCAGAACTACCCATTTACTGCTTGCAGCCGAGGAGCTGGATCAATGGCAAGAAGACATTTAGGTGTAAATATCGGAAACGAAACAAGTTCCACAAAGCAGCTTGGTGTACGCAGCTGCACCCAGAGCCCACCAAGCCTTTTAAAGCTTAGTTGGAATCGCGGCCGCCTTCCTCAAACCGGACCAGTTCTCCAAATTGTCGTCACAGCTGTCGAACCCAAACCAGATCGgaataaagacaaattaaaaaaaaaccaacaccggTCCAATTTTCTGCTAGAATAAAACCACTACCCAAACAGCAAAATCAGAAGAGAGTTGATGCCTCATTAGTAGGAAAATAAGCAAGTGTGTTAACAGCTGCATTTTCTGTAATCACGCAGCTGCAgcatctgtctctccctctccatCACTTGATTGCAAGTGAAATTAGAAGAAACTAGTCTGGGACTACCCGTTCAAGCACCATTTCCTTTCCAAGGCTTCACTACGGAGCTGCGCTTGTTCCAAGGAGACGATGCCAAAAGCACGGaaatttaaagcttttaaagctCCTAATCCATTTGGCACTTCAGTAATGTACAAAGAGTTACGACAACACGGATCTTCCTCTCCGTGCAACAGCACCGTTCTGCCGAGTGTCAGCCCCTGTCCACTTGCAGAAGTTATATCCATTTAAACCAGCGCAGCTTATGCTACAACAGCAGCCCTATAACTATAAGTACCTGGAGGATTGGctcctttctccctgctgcttttaCAGCCGAATTATTCTCGGTGCTACAAGGAACACGTTGCATGAAGGAAGCCTCCCAGGAGTTCTTGGAAAACCGGATAAATCACAGAAGCGTCAGGTATCCCAGGCTGAATTACACAAACGCTGCGCCAGCCCCACGAGTGGAAGCATCGTTTCAATCTCAAACATTTAGAAAAACTGTAATTGTTGCAGGCTGCAATTTGTCTTCCCAGAGTCCAGCCCTGATTTTTCTCCAGAGGCCCATCGGAAGCTCCATCATCCACACGCTCCAGAGAAAACTGTTTATACAGAGCTCATTAGGCTGCAGAAAAGGCTTGTTTCTCTCTCGCATCAACACAGCCCTAACCATTTGCCAGCACCTCCTGAAAACCATGTGAATGCCATACCGGAGGATGCAGCCCATGTCTGCGTAGCTTCGGGGAGGCTTGCAGAAAGGGATGTGGGGCAACTCTGTCACCGTCACCAGAGACCTCTGGAAGCAGCGTGGGACTCTGCTCCACTCCCTGGTCCAACACCAGTAATTACAGCTTCGTTGCGAAAGCCTGTGCTCCAGCCACATAGCTGGGAGTGTTGCAGAACATGTGTGGCCGTGATAAATTACAGTGCTCACACAACTGCAATTATAATCCGATGCTTTACAAACAGAAGCGCTCTACCTGCCTGAAAGCCGTGGCAAGCTGCGAGCGAGACTCGCCGGGGCGCAGTCCCTGCTTGCAGGGTGACCACTTGCAGAAACACGAGCCAGAGCCGGTAACGCCCC
Protein-coding sequences here:
- the BAHD1 gene encoding bromo adjacent homology domain-containing 1 protein translates to MTHARKKQLFLLKHPAGSAGQASSPTGSRRMDRTDAECGEQRDGDATEAPNCPSGFVGTNKSKNLHEVRKTYPLRRRLLPSVNKKTCKVLLTRLEDVAGSLSKQTQSCKKKDLPSWMEGLGPALFSSEQVQPVGAGKSDSSGEKCTITYPGTEQDLDAAPSEPRKRRLASLNAEAVNNLLFERDDGLLSGRRFRRDSVKAGGDCTVKSLHCKAGDNWPALEKTAVKTGKGKNRHEPSQKCNSCDHSLDEVFEDGTKREDGAVSYHPTPKRLASLNAVAFLKLTHEKDQPLKQRSKSDGEGKSENHCSKSTLKWAKAGRKNCVKSKKEMASLKMEGQHGWRGLAVGAFGKGEQRDSSRLYGTTEPVPYESLSSSYASTEGFYHRLPLLMGGQASMKPEYGRPGEKSPTPKQEFHQPSFPVQQFPPLPVPGNHTDCGCLYESSDLTPLNGFYVYYGQSGYSGYSHCSVYPKEELSQSATCEGLLVSPGSLPSGAHFQPLHWCNSPYCCGEGTAINSYSVCGVVHVPEGRISSVHAGRNSYPYKMPFAAEGCKSLDQLNLTIPVAGHPASPAHPLSGCPVPSVPPAAEPVPHLQTPNSDPQTMARECPQSSKPPSGSKSGLRNTPGCLHASDSKAAGGHSHPKQQRISRRRATNGWIPVGTACEKAVYVVNEPEPAVRKSYQAVERDGEIIRVRDTVLLKSGPRKKSMPYVAKISALWEDPKTGELMMSLLWYYRPEHTQGGRNPSMHQNEIFASRHQDENSVACIEEKCYVLTFAEYCRFCALAKRRVEGIPGRKTIMVPPSEEYSTPLHRKVPEDTDPELVFLCRHVYDFRHGRILKNPQ